atagataaaaaaaaatgaagtgatatttaattttgtatgagtttttttaaaaatttcataccgaacaaggcctaaaatatttatcataatttttttctaaaggATAAATTCTGGTTTCAAAGACAATAACTATACAATACAGCtttgaaatttgataaattaattacattgaaaagatattaattgttttaataaaaaaaaatacttcagATCTAAACAAAATAGTACATCATCTGCCAGCAAATGGTTCTAGTCACTTCTATAGAAATCGGTGCATTAAGGCTTGTTTGATATGAGTTTTATTATATACatgcattttatttaaaacaatggattatttaaattatatgagtaaaataaattattttgtctttattaaaaaataatagtttaaataaataagtaatttatcaaaataatcagtaaaataacaaaaacaaaagactCGTGACACTTCCAACTCAATTAATGTGGTCCATTGAATTGAATGTATATATGCTTGGCATCAGAAGAAACGGAAGGACCACTGACCAAAACACTATAAAAACCCATAGATttgtattcatttttaaatatttaaatttttttaaattagaaatatttaaatttatgaaatttaatgTTTGCTGGTCAATGATCGGAAATTGAAATTCGGATTTTGAAAGACAGTTAATCTACTTACATAGATAGTTGATGctattgagttatttgaataattaaaatttggtgaatagaaaaaaacaattaattatattatatggagTTGAAGTGTGAGTCATTAATACTGGTGaacttataataaatattatgactAATGCATgtactttttttatttgaaataaatgcaATACATATGCTCAAGCTTTAATGAcatgttgatttttttcaaataacatattgaaataaatatttatctgtACTATTATAACTATgcttacaaaatttaatatctcaaatttatatttttattaaagatatattaAGTTTTAGAGATCCGAAACTtcataaaattcaaaacaaaataaattggtaCCCTAAAACAAAGaggtaaaatatttatttttccattttaattTGTTACGACTCActagattattttattaatgaaatgttgCAAAATTATTACACGAAAAACATTCATattttcatctttttatttattttctaccATAATAGGTTAAGTATTGTCATATTTTATAATCCACTAAATGACCGCCATAAATATTTGTcagtcttttatttattatttacttttatattcaaccgataataattgttaaatttgtttaattttgagttttttacgTGTCTATGTATATTAATATCCTTTTAACCAGAAAGTAtctaaacttattaaataaattatataatatattgttacgaatttccgcgtttatcaaatttggtgttgaatttaaaatatataatgttattagcctaatcggttaaagagttatatttgttttttatatgttgcaagttcgaaccataccaatagcatatttaattttatttttaaccgttttaagtttatggacgggtcaacccacaatccgactcaaatatccattactctcacatatatatccaaattaaccacatcccggcaattcgaacactttcaaaattaagcatcattatatatatatatatatatagataaattagttagttaaaaagttgaacttatattgttactacgttccgcgtttatcaaatttagtgttgaatttaaaatataaaatgttattagcctaattggttaaagagttatacttgtttttttaggttgcgagtgcgaaccatacctatagcatttttaattttatttttaaccgttttaagtttatgggcgggtcaacccacaatccgacccaagtatccatttactctcacatatgtatccaaattaaccacagctctcgacccggcaatccaaacactttcaaaattaagcatcattatatatatagatttaaaaatacttttattaaacttaagttttaagtacaaaataatattttatttattataaacaaatctcaaataatacatagaaatcctaaaaaaaacaagatcaaaCCAGCTTTTTTGTTgcaatttttaacttttaatggtttataaataattattcctCGTGACAAATTGTGGACAGAACAACGCATGTtaacaaatatatgaaaaataaatatttagaatcCACCTtacttcaatttttaattaaaatttacacCTTTAAAGGaacataaataaaagtaaaaaattagtttaatgagatgtttgtgatttttattccgagaagacaaaagaaaagaaagtgaAAGGAAGCATCCACAAAGTTAATCTTTTGCTTGACCACATATAAGAAAATGACaattcaaacaaggcctaaatagTTGAGTGTACAACATGTTAAGGTGTTGTTTGTTCGAATTTATtatgactttatttttttaaattaaggagaactaacatgacatGTCATAACCATGATACCGCATCAACTTAAAACGCTTTCAGTTAAAGTCGAACACGAATCCGTGACGTTTTAGTCTCTTAAACCAAACtcttacttttatttttgttaattaatttatcctaGCTTctaaatatatctaaataaaataaaattagtatatatatccgtatttatttaaatatttttatcaaacccTTGACAATAACATATCAAagttaattttagttttttcaatTTGTTAATGTCTTGCCACGATCTTTtgaagcttgtttgatgtttgattttgaaatctttttttaaatgattaaatcactcaaattttcaataaaaatattataaaattatctttttaaaaaatcaattttaaaataaaaaacattataataattaagtaatttcaataaacaatttttattataaaaaattaataaaatcccaaacaataaaaaataaaaaaggtcaTGTACTAAATTAAAGTTGTATTCACTTTTTTAAAGTAACTCATCTACAGGTTCTGTTTGGAAAttcagttattatattttattcgtgagttaaaattgataataaaaaaaaagaaggaattATACTAAATCTAAACATTCTTAAATAGCAGTAAAAAATGACTgtcttttttaattaacattaagtttaatttatataaaaaattgccCAACTACCtaattaatattaagaaattaattttcacACGGactattttcaatataaaaaaattattaaaaaataatttaaataagttaatatttcATTATCCATCAACTATAtatcaaataactcaaaatcaCTTATCACAGCATCAAAAcgtatttaaatttgtttcctgaaatatattatttgtttattagtCAAATCTAAATCATGTAAAAAAgtgtttcaaatattttatctgatatttaacaatttcaatgatttgattataattaaatggagttattttaaataaatctattGATAACatgatttttagttttaaaaaaatgattttttaattatttaaattagatgaAAAATGAATAGCTAAACAAGGGTATTTtgcatttaatttatatttgagtattttaataataacaatatttattttgagagattaaattaaaaataaatctaagaaGTGCCTTAGCTCTCCCAAACCAATCGCTATTTTACTGGATCATGTTTGGTTGAGATTCAGCAAATAAAGGTAAAGTTTTTagtaaataatgatattttatttaaatttaaattattaaataattaataatagttatgtaaataataatgttagtTAATTTAGAAACTAagttattacattttattttattttactgaATACATTCAAAcaagaaataataaattaatattttataaaataataataataataaaaagagtcTCGAAAATGAGATCATTCCCGAGTAGAAATCGCAGAAGAAGGCGGTGGTTGTCTTGTACCCGAGAACTGGGTCCCACCTAGGGTTGTACCCCGGATTTCAAATTGAGAGTTCAATCAAGTTGATAATCGGGAGATTCTCGATGTCAGTTTTAAGGTCTTGTTTGAATTAatctatcaaatttatttatttattttttaattattcaagtAGATTTATACCCACAGATTCACAGGTACATGCGTCTGGTTGAAATCAAACTCGTCCTTTGTGTTTTCAATTAAAATGAATCtgaaacatttttatattttatactaaatatttcttaatattGCTAAGTATTTAATCTTAAACTAATTTTGTACCCAAACCGGcactaatttttaaaagaataatccACAAAATGGTTTTGAAATGTTTTGTTTTGCAAAAGTTACCAAAGTATCAATTGATGtgagttttaaaaattatcctaaaccctaaagagcttgtttgattttgtgtgttatttagtatttttttattagaaaaaatattatttgataaaagaaagtatgttatttgagtttttagttgaatatttttttagtatttaaattttataaaattaaagtaaaaatgtattttatttttatttttgttcatttgttattaaaaaaatgtgaaataagaATTTTGGGTGAAAACCCCAAAACAAACACAACATAAGagctaagagcttgtttgattttgattgaattcaaataatttattttcatcattaattaaattgatattaaatataattaattttatttattttttttaaataattgcaATCAAATAATTCccaaataatttgtatttttatctaataaaattttaaattcataatcaaatttttcaagaaaaaaaaatcaaacaacttttcttttttatatatctaaGGGTTTGTCTCCAAtggattattttataattttaccgAAAACCTAACTATTaactcttttatatttttatcacttaattcatcaaattgacaattttatgtaatatatatatatatatatatatatatatatatatatattacataaaaacaGTTTTTTTCCATCATATCAAACtggtttttaatttattaaacaaaattgaatatAGTGGATCCCAAACAAGCCTtgctatttaattttaaaaacaataatatattatatgttatgAACAATTTcccaatatttataataaactattgTTGTCTCTACAcggtcatttaaaaaaatggctTTTGTTGGAtagtatttataattatttttaggataaatataattttatacattctctcctttattatattatttatcttaaaaaatcaATGTATAAtacttttcaatatttttacaaaaataaaatcaaactctCGAAAGTACCAACCATCactaaacaatttaaaaaaaattaattagagtttatttaagAGTAAGTTTAATTCACCTTATACTGCTTATTCTCTATAgcttatttcttatatattaagatttaaCTTATATACTCAGCTAATTTGTTCCAGCTTATTCGTCTGAAGTATTAAAGagtaaataaagtttaaaagtaaaatatatttaattataatttttgtattaacTTATTAAGTAAGACTCTAACAAATTATTatgcaaatattgaataaaCACGCCCAAACCCAACAACCTCATagtttacaaattaaaatattgtaaaaaaaaaacaaattaattattttataaatatattaatttaattgataaaattattagtaataatttgaaaaaattacaaatgtccatcaaacaatatataaaacaaattttgtgTAATCAATTACCATTGCCAGCCCATATACTGCATATATCAGCTATCtagcaataatatatatatatatatatatatatatatatatatatatatatatatatatattatataatataattttaaaaataaatagtaattaaaattaccttaaattaaaacaaactcataatacattaatttattactattctaaaaaaaaaaaaaaaaaaaatatttaaacttatataaatgatataatatatatatatttccttaacattgaatataattattgattGTAACATATGAATTCAAATCAGTATTTTGTTTCAGACATTTGTCTTTTATGtttgaataaaataacatttatttttgaaaatcgtAATTATTTGTCTGAAAATttgcatgcattatactataaatacataaaatcaaataactaggttttcaattaattatttctctctctatctcttcttTACCGCTCTGCTCTGTTTTATAATAGGCTCAAGTCCGCCGTTCCTTTTTCATGCTATGGAAAACGCAACAAATGATAATAAACGCAGCCGCGGTGACGGCGATTCGGATTTCCCTCAGACGAAGCGGCTCAAGGACGATCTATTAATGATCAATAGTCCTAAACCTGATCTGGATTTCTTATTGAGCAGCTTCGTTGAAGAGATCTCTGTTTCTCAAACGCCGATTGAATCTGTTGAACTTCATCCGGATTTAGGTTATCTTCTTGAAGCGTCTGATGATGAACTCGGTTTACCGCCGCCGGTTGTATCTGGAAATGAAGAATCGGAGGTGATTGGAGTTTCAATCGGAGAAATGTGGATGTTTGATGAGCAGATTCCTTGTTTCGATTCTCTGGAGATTGGAATCGCGAACAATAATAGCTGCGCCGATGATGTTACCGGTGAGTATCTGCCTTTTGACGGTCTGTTTGATTACTCCGATGCAGTTATTGAATCGGCGGACGGACTGTAATCAGATGTGGATGGCCGGCGGCGGAAGTTTATACCGGCGGCGTAGTAACCGCTTCCCGGCGGTGGTGGGGaaaatttctttgtttgtttgttttttttgttagttaaGTTTTGTTTTAAGTTAAGTTTTGCCGGTTTAGTTTGTTAAAAACATAGGCAGTTTTTTTTAGGAATATAAAAGTATTTCAgccttattaatatttttaagttttacttcttttttattttttgttaattttattatatttaaaaattaaaaagtagtAACTTACATTAATTAAAGATTCATTTGACATCCGCGAAATTTGTGTATAGAAAATTATGAAGAGTTTTCTATCACcgttacaaaaataaatatttataaaagataagGCTTAAATTCTCAgtctttatctaaaaaaaatattataatatatttggaggaatagaattaaaaaacaaaatataagtgcaatataaaaatatatatatatatatatattaatacatatataaaagttCAATATTCtatatcataaattttaaaaacaaaattttaaaaattttaatatttgaaaaaatttaaaaataaataaattttagaattataattccgATTTAAGAATAATGGAATTTAAGGAAttgatattgaattataatttaatcctGTATGTACTAGAAACTATagaatttcaattctaatttttatattttaaaaaataataaaaataaaaataattttaatatatattaattatcttattaaaatattgatttaacaTAACTAACTGGAAAATGAAGTGGGTTAAAATTTGGTTGAATTTCcgatttttgtaaaaaaaaaactatcaatttaatatttaactctatagatttaaaaaataaaatatatcgacattttaactttttaaattaaaaaacaaaatattcaatattttaacatcctaaattccaaataaaaattatcgattgaaaattttaatcgtgttttaaattataaaataataagttattttgtttgaaaaaacataaaaaaaaaataaaattacaattataatataaaaataatagaattgagaactataaaattacactatatcCAATACTATTGGATTTCTAATTTATAAAGGTATATCAAACTTAGGATTTGTAATTGGATCCTCCAATTCAAATCCTATGTTAATTCAAAGTTTACCAAATACATTCTAAATTGAATTTCATTggattttaatttctaattttaaattaaattcttaatattaatcGGCCCACCGctaaaaattaagaattgaaattaaacTTTCTATTctatttcaattctaattccaaggTTATCAAATAcacacttaaaatatttatgttgattaaaaaatagaataatataaaatattagtttttttatttattttattttataaaagatatttaagttttttattcaCTTAAGAAATGTACTTATATACTATACAAGGGTGACAATTTGGGGGAGTTTGAATTGCAAAGTTAACAAGTTGAACGATACTTATCTGAACCTGACTTATTTAGTAATttggtttaaaattttgatcataAACCTGATCTGTTTATTTGTGATTGATCTGAACCTGATCCGTTAGAATCGATTTACCTAACTCAATGACCAAACccatataattaattcatatatctttattttaaattaaaattacataaacacaaataaaaatgaagctaaatcattaattaacttgtaaaaattttacaaaagaaaacgagggattaaaaaataacataaaactcaaaaaaataaaaattaatatgtaaacGAGTATCGGGTTTACTTTGTGTTATTTTAGTTAATCagattttgatttgtttgataatcaaattaaacatgtcaacctgattttgacccgaacaaaataaataaatgactcTAACCTGGTATATTCAGGTTTGGTCCGGGTTGTTTTTCGTGTAGAGTTCGAAATAACTGGCTCTAGTTATACCTGTTGCCTTAAATCAGAAAAAtagatctatatatatttaactattatcttatttaaattagtatataaattaaattgttcaaaaacaataaaaattattaacatatgtTTGTCTAaacctaatttgattttttggaATCCTCTTGAACTCAGTGTTTTGTCCGCGTCTTGGTAATGAAGGGGTGTCGCTTGAATCTTGATATGAGtcataatttgatattattgaGTGAATGGTatcgaatatatatattttgtttttttcaaagtttttttttaaaacatactttcataaaaaaaaaaaaaaattaaaaaattagttttttagttTAACTTACCaaaatattctatatattttattttttattcttattttttagaGTTAATAAAggataattttggtatttaaatatataaaaagagttattaaatgatttaattttggtatttaaatatataaaa
This is a stretch of genomic DNA from Impatiens glandulifera chromosome 4, dImpGla2.1, whole genome shotgun sequence. It encodes these proteins:
- the LOC124936983 gene encoding uncharacterized protein LOC124936983, whose protein sequence is MENATNDNKRSRGDGDSDFPQTKRLKDDLLMINSPKPDLDFLLSSFVEEISVSQTPIESVELHPDLGYLLEASDDELGLPPPVVSGNEESEVIGVSIGEMWMFDEQIPCFDSLEIGIANNNSCADDVTGEYLPFDGLFDYSDAVIESADGL